The sequence CCTCAGACATCGGCGTCTGAGTCTGCATCTTCATCTGCGAAGTCCTCTCCGTCAGTGAAGGATCATGTCTTGCACGAAGTCTCGGTGGAGGCCGATGGCACAGAAGATCCTGGTGCCGGAATCGAGCAAATGGTTGAGTCAAAAAAGGAAAGTGGTAGCAGTTTGCAGCACGCTACCGCACCAGATGCTGCTGTGCCTCCAGCATCAGACAAAGCGGCACCGACCACCTCACTTGATTGAATTAAGAGATGAGTGGAGAGGGTGACAAAACGGCCATGCGTCTGTGCTGGTTTCATTGCACCTCAACAAAAATCTCGGCTATTCGTTTGTAATCGACCTAACAATGCAGATAAATCCACCAGGCGTTTGGCGACCAGATGCCTGACGTTATCTTTAGTTTGCCAAATGCCATAGACCCCCAGCAAGGTAGCGCCGAGTAATTCTTTGCGTTGTTTGTCGACCAATCCCGGCCAGACAATCACATTGATTGAGCCGGTCTCATCTTCGATGGTGACGAACATGGTTCCTTTTGCCGTCCCGGGACGTTGACGGACCGTGACAATACCGCAGCCACGCGCTAGTTGATCGTTGGCAAAGGTATTCAGGATATCGGCTGGTACAAAGCGTTTCGCGCTTAATTGTTCGCGCAAAAAGGCTAACGGATGCCGACCAAGCGTTAATCCTAACGTGCGGTAATCGTTAACCAGACTTTCCGCTTCGCTCGGTGCGTTTAGCAAAAGGGCAGGTTCTTCTACAGTTGCAGTTTTTAATAAGCCTTTTTCGGGCGCACTGATCAGTGCTTGCCACAATGCTTGTCGACGATTGCCGGATAAGGCGATCAATGCGTTGGCCGCTGCCAGTGCCTGTAACTGATCGCGTTTTAAGTGGGCGCGCAAAGCCATGTCGTGAATGTCGCTAAATGCCCTGATGGCACGTGCTGCTTCGATGGCAATGACGCTGTCGGCGCTGAGGCCACGCACCATATTCAATCCCAGTCGTACCGCCATCCGTCCTTCTGGCTGCATAGAATGTGCTTGCGAAGACGTTTCGAGGGCCGCATCCCAATTGCTGATGGTGACATCGACAGGTAACACTTCAACGCCGTGGCGTCGCGCATCCTGGGTCAGTTGCGATGGCGAATAAAATCCCATCGGCTGGCTATTTAAAAGCGCGCAAAGAAAAGCTTCCGGCTCGTGGCATTTCAGCCATGCACTGGCATAGGCCAGCAAAGCAAAACTGGCTGCATGACTTTCTGGAAAACCATATTCGCCAAATCCTTGAATCTGGCTATAAATCGCTTCGGCGTAGGATCGTTCATATTTATTATTTGCAGTCATGCCATTGATTAATTTTTCGCGATATTTATCCAGTCCACCTTTGCGTTTCCATGCCGCCATAGCGCGTCGCAGTCCGTCCGCTTCGCCCGGGGTGAATCCTGCCGCAATGATGGCAATTTGCATCACCTGTTCCTGAAAAATAGGAATGCCTAATGTGCGACCTAGCGCCACTTTTAATTCATCATTAGGCATGTTGTCTTTTTCTAGCCCCTGTTTTCGCCGGAGATAAGGATGCACCATGCCACCCTGAATGGGGCCGGGCCTTACGATTGCCACTTCAATGACCAGGTCATAAAATGTCCTCGGGCGCAAGCGCGGCAACATGCTCATTTGCGCGCGACTTTCAATCTGGAATACGCCGACGGTATCGGCCTCGCAGATCATGTCATAGGTCGGACTATCTTCAGCAGGGATGTCGCGCAGTTCAAATGGTTCGCCGCGTTGCTGCGCCACCAGAGCCAAAGCACGCCTTAACATGGTCAGCATACCGAGAGCGAGTATGTCAACTTTAAGTATCCCTAACGCGTCCAGATCGTCTTTGTCCCACTGCACCACACTACGGTCTTTCATCGTTGCGTTTTCAATCGGCACCAAACGCGATAACTTACCGCGTGAAATCACAAAGCCACCGGGGTGCTGGGACAAATGGCGAGGAAATCCCAGTAACGTATGGGATAGCGTGGACCATTGTTGCGCTAGCGCTGACTGAGGATCAACCCCACACTCTACAAAACGCTGGTCCAGATTGTGTTTATCGTCCCACCAGCGATGCGATTTGGCGACCTGATCGACGACACCGAGATCGACACCTAAAGCCTTGCCGACATCGCGCAACACGCTGCGCGGCCGATAACTGATCACCACTGCCGTCAGCGCCGCCCGTAATCGTCCATATTTTTTATAGATATATTGAATAACTTCTTCGCGTCGTTGATGCTCAAAATCGACATCGATATCCGGTGGTTCGTTGCGTTCCTTGCTGATGAAGCGTTCAAATAAGAGTGTGCTGCGGGCCGGGTCCACGGCGGTGATGCCGAGACAATAACAAACGGCTGAATTCGCGGCTGACCCGCGCCCCTGACACAGTATGTCCTGGCTGCGCGCAAAGCGGACGATGTCGTAGACAGTTAAAAAATAAGAGGCATAACCGAGATCGTTGATCAGGTCGAGTTCTTGCTCAACCTGTTTTTGTACCGAGAGAGGAATGCCTTTTGGAAATAGCTGGTGCGCCCCGATGTAGGTTTCCTGCCGCAAATAAGTGGTAGGGGTTTGACCCGCAGGGACCAGCTCATCGGGATATTCGTAACGCAATTCATCTAGTGAAAATTTGCACAAATTAGCAATATTGATGCTCTCTGCTAACGCAGCGGGTGAGTAAAGATTGGCCAGCCGTAATCGCGTCCGCAGATGTTGTTCGGCATTCGGTGCCAGATCGTAGCCGCACGCTGCAATGGGCTTCCCCAAGCGGATAGCGGTCAGCGTATCCTGCAACGGTTTACGCGAACGTACATGCATGCAGACATCACCTGTGGCGACGATCGGAACTGAAAATTGATTTGCAATCTTTTCGACGATAACGCGATGTTGATCATCGGTGGCACGATGCAGTAATGTCAGGCCGAGCCAGCCACGATTGGAAAAGTTTTTTTGTAGCCACGCAGTCTGCTGCGCCAACGTAACAGCATCAATACCATGACGTGCCAATAATATGATCAGGCAATCAGGCAGATTGCGCAGATGGGCATATCCGTTGTCGCTTTTGGTAGAGCCATCAAGCGCACTAAGGTCCTCAGCACACAGGCGATATGTCCCCTTGATTGCGCGGGTGCGAGCCAGTGTGATCAACTCCGACAAATTGCCGTAACCTTCACGATTTTGCGCCAAAACGATGATTGAGAAGGTAAGGTTGCCAGCCTGGTCAACCAACTGAAATTGGCTGCCAATAATCAGGTGCAGCTTATGCACCTTGGCTTCGGTATGGGCGCGCACAACGCCAGCCAAAGAGCACTCATCAGTGATGGCAAGTGCTCGGTAGCCTAACTGGGCAGCGCGGGCCGCCAATTCCTCCGGGTGCGATGCGCCACGCAGGAAACTGAAATTGCTGGCGCAATGCAGTTCAGCATAGTCCGGGAGCGTTGATTTTGGGGAGGGGAAATTCATTTTTGTAGGCGATATTACGTGTTTGCAGGCTGCTTTATTTAATAGTTTTATTGTTGAATGAAATACTTAATTTATTAGGCATATAGCCCGTGTAAAAACCAATTTATTTCTTCACCATTGCGTTCGCGATAGACCCAATAGCGTGCCGCTTCACTACCTTCTGCGATGAAATAATCGCGTACCACAAGACCTTCGTCCCACCATCCGGCTTCGATCCTTTCCGGGCCGGAAAGCAGTCTCAACGGTGAGCCGTAAAAGGGCCTGTGATCGCGTACTAGCAGGGCCAGTGGTTGTTGTAAAAGCCAAAATGGCCGCTCGCTCGACATGCGCGGGTTAGTTTTCGTTGCGAGGGCATTGCCAGCGGCCTGCCACGCATTCGCCACTTCTGGACGATGATCTGCCAACATTGCCGGTGATAACACATTCTCTGCGCCGAGACGGGCGGTCAGCAATTCCAGCAAACGATGATAATCGGCTGTCGTGCCGCCCGGCTCAGGGAAAAGTGAGGCGGTGGGCGGTAACATCGGCGTGACGTGGGTTGCGTTGAGCCGCAGGGCGATGATGGGCGCGCTTAGTTGAAAGCGGCCCAGGCGCTCCTTTAGCAAGCGCAGCAAATGTGCTTCATGCCAGGCTGGTTCCGCGAGGGTTATTTCAAGACTACTCGGGGCAATTGCCTGACGTCCGCGTTCATGTTCCATAGAAAGCACAAAACCAGAGATCGCCAACTGTTGCGCTGTCAGCCAACCGATCATTTGCTGGATCAATCGACGCGCACCGAATAACACCGCTTCTGCATGCTCTATCCGGTCCGGCAACTCCAGATAGGTGGAAAATTCTTTTGGCGCTTGTACCCATTCGAACAATTCCGGGGCGACGCCATAAGCACAATCCAGCGCTTCCAATATCTGCTTGTCGCTACGACGCTGCAATCCGGCCCGTGGCAGCTTACGAAGGTCACCAAGAGTGCGACAGCCAATTCCCTCCAGCCAATCTTGATAAGGATGCGTCGCAGGCAATACCGAAAATGGTAAAGCCGGCATGTACCGCAGCAACGTATCGAGGCGTACGCAGCGACGTTGTTTGCGCAAATGAGAGCGGGATAAATAACGTGCTAAAAACCACGCTCCCTGAGCCGTCGGTGCCATGCTGATCTGTGCGCTGAAGCCGAGCGCATCAATACTTGCGCATACACGTCGACATAGCCTCAAGCGACCACCGAAAGCACTGAGGCTGGCGCTAATGTTGATCAGTACGGTGGCTTCTTCTGCATGCGTGACCTCCGGTGTGTATTGCAACAATGTCAGGGCTACCGCATCCAGTGCACTTTGCTCCTTGCTCAGATCACGCTCATACAGCGCAGTCTCTGGGGCGATCGCTATCACACCGCCACGCCGCATACCCTCACGTACACCGCTGGCGGCTGCGTCGGTTGTCATTGACAAAACCTGGTCGTGGTCCATTATCGCAACCATGCCGGAGGCAGACCAGCGTGGGCGATACGTTTCCAGCGGCAACAAGGGAAGATGTACACCAATCCACAAAGGCATGTGCGTAGCCCCCTAAAAAGAGTTCTCAGGCGTCAGGATTGCGTCAATAGCGATGCGGTCTCGGCAATTCCTCATACTGGTTTTGACTCACCAGTGCGAATTCTTTGTTATGACTCTGGTTCTGTTTCACAGGCTGGTCTTTTGAGATTTCCATTGTTGAGCGGGCTGTCATATTCGTATTTTGATCCGTATTATTTGTGCTTACTTCGTGAGTTGAGGTATTTGATGTGACTTCCGCTTCCTCTGATAGAGCGTTATTGCCCCACGGCAGATACAGCGGTTGGGCGTGTTGCGGCCCACGTCGCTTGAGTAGCTGTACTTCAACGCCGTTATTGGCAGGACGCATCAATAACCTTAAAGGAGCCGGTGACGACTCATGCGCCGCACTTAAAGGTCTTATCATCCACAACATGGTATCGCTGGCTTGTGCAGCAAGATGCAAACGTCGCAGTGCATCGGACCGGATATGCGGCTGCCAGAACAGCAGTGCGCCGCAACTTCCATTACGTAATATTTGCTCCGCTGACCAGAGTGCATCCGCACTGCCGGAAGTCTTGATCCACAGCAACCGATGGGCTGCCAGATCCCAACCGTTCCAGGCGGCTATATGGGGGAGATGAGGCGGTTGTAACAACACGACGTGGCGATTTTCCTGGGTGATAACGGCGAGTACCGGTTGC is a genomic window of Glaciimonas sp. PAMC28666 containing:
- a CDS encoding error-prone DNA polymerase, whose amino-acid sequence is MNFPSPKSTLPDYAELHCASNFSFLRGASHPEELAARAAQLGYRALAITDECSLAGVVRAHTEAKVHKLHLIIGSQFQLVDQAGNLTFSIIVLAQNREGYGNLSELITLARTRAIKGTYRLCAEDLSALDGSTKSDNGYAHLRNLPDCLIILLARHGIDAVTLAQQTAWLQKNFSNRGWLGLTLLHRATDDQHRVIVEKIANQFSVPIVATGDVCMHVRSRKPLQDTLTAIRLGKPIAACGYDLAPNAEQHLRTRLRLANLYSPAALAESINIANLCKFSLDELRYEYPDELVPAGQTPTTYLRQETYIGAHQLFPKGIPLSVQKQVEQELDLINDLGYASYFLTVYDIVRFARSQDILCQGRGSAANSAVCYCLGITAVDPARSTLLFERFISKERNEPPDIDVDFEHQRREEVIQYIYKKYGRLRAALTAVVISYRPRSVLRDVGKALGVDLGVVDQVAKSHRWWDDKHNLDQRFVECGVDPQSALAQQWSTLSHTLLGFPRHLSQHPGGFVISRGKLSRLVPIENATMKDRSVVQWDKDDLDALGILKVDILALGMLTMLRRALALVAQQRGEPFELRDIPAEDSPTYDMICEADTVGVFQIESRAQMSMLPRLRPRTFYDLVIEVAIVRPGPIQGGMVHPYLRRKQGLEKDNMPNDELKVALGRTLGIPIFQEQVMQIAIIAAGFTPGEADGLRRAMAAWKRKGGLDKYREKLINGMTANNKYERSYAEAIYSQIQGFGEYGFPESHAASFALLAYASAWLKCHEPEAFLCALLNSQPMGFYSPSQLTQDARRHGVEVLPVDVTISNWDAALETSSQAHSMQPEGRMAVRLGLNMVRGLSADSVIAIEAARAIRAFSDIHDMALRAHLKRDQLQALAAANALIALSGNRRQALWQALISAPEKGLLKTATVEEPALLLNAPSEAESLVNDYRTLGLTLGRHPLAFLREQLSAKRFVPADILNTFANDQLARGCGIVTVRQRPGTAKGTMFVTIEDETGSINVIVWPGLVDKQRKELLGATLLGVYGIWQTKDNVRHLVAKRLVDLSALLGRLQTNSRDFC
- a CDS encoding DNA polymerase Y family protein — protein: MPLWIGVHLPLLPLETYRPRWSASGMVAIMDHDQVLSMTTDAAASGVREGMRRGGVIAIAPETALYERDLSKEQSALDAVALTLLQYTPEVTHAEEATVLINISASLSAFGGRLRLCRRVCASIDALGFSAQISMAPTAQGAWFLARYLSRSHLRKQRRCVRLDTLLRYMPALPFSVLPATHPYQDWLEGIGCRTLGDLRKLPRAGLQRRSDKQILEALDCAYGVAPELFEWVQAPKEFSTYLELPDRIEHAEAVLFGARRLIQQMIGWLTAQQLAISGFVLSMEHERGRQAIAPSSLEITLAEPAWHEAHLLRLLKERLGRFQLSAPIIALRLNATHVTPMLPPTASLFPEPGGTTADYHRLLELLTARLGAENVLSPAMLADHRPEVANAWQAAGNALATKTNPRMSSERPFWLLQQPLALLVRDHRPFYGSPLRLLSGPERIEAGWWDEGLVVRDYFIAEGSEAARYWVYRERNGEEINWFLHGLYA
- the imuA gene encoding translesion DNA synthesis-associated protein ImuA, which translates into the protein MSANPPIFMPARPSNISAAAQSLVATLPHALWRGNQMSSYRGAVMSSGYAALDQELPNGGWPHSALIELLLQQAGSGEMHLLQPVLAVITQENRHVVLLQPPHLPHIAAWNGWDLAAHRLLWIKTSGSADALWSAEQILRNGSCGALLFWQPHIRSDALRRLHLAAQASDTMLWMIRPLSAAHESSPAPLRLLMRPANNGVEVQLLKRRGPQHAQPLYLPWGNNALSEEAEVTSNTSTHEVSTNNTDQNTNMTARSTMEISKDQPVKQNQSHNKEFALVSQNQYEELPRPHRY